One genomic region from Colletotrichum lupini chromosome 7, complete sequence encodes:
- a CDS encoding feruloyl esterase B, which produces MKWTASLTIALAALRQVAATNSTSCTPRLISYWINANASISTVESVDAGNGFSEEGNVAFPGNVTNLPSLCAVSFIAKTSEGNEYKFAMFLPDEWNNKILTVGNDGFSGGVNAPAMAVGVKYGFVTLGTDAGHNSTQNNLTWALNNNGAKLDYGHRALHNSLALAQRVVEKYYGLAPTASYFSGTSDGGRQGLKAAEMYPRDYSALLIGAPAWWQSHLQSWRIAIGITNLPTDNAKHIPAEKFTVIGDAVRKQCDAADGVEDSIVSDPANCTINYDLFTCGKDGVDATACLSAEQVTVAQALYADYKVNDETVFPGVSPSSEYGWGSLLGGGNGSEPNEVAVGYMKYFLFNDAEWAWSSYNETVPAYANETNPGELDVNTFNLTKFSSLGGKIIMYHGLSDADVPAKASQVYYDKVVAQSGGDVEAVRAWFRLFFLPGLEHKTTTVDAPWCIAGPGQAEQLLGGGNYSVPGYSDATHDALLALQQWVDGGAAPDSLIATTWKNATDPTTEVLRQRPICPYPSTQKFTSGGDQSKAESFTCST; this is translated from the coding sequence ATGAAGTGGACTGCTTCCCTCACGATTGCGCTTGCCGCGTTGCGGCAGGTTGCTGCTACGAACTCAACATCATGCACCCCGAGGCTAATCAGCTACTGGATCAACGCCAACGCCTCCATCTCAACGGTCGAGTCGGTCGATGCGGGCAACGGCTTCTCCGAGGAGGGCAACGTCGCCTTCCCGGGTAATGTCACGAACTTGCCCAGTCTCTGCGCCGTGAGCTTCATCGCAAAGACATCGGAAGGAAATGAGTACAAGTTTGCCATGTTCCTGCCAGACGAGTGGAACAACAAGATCCTTACTGTCGGGAACGATGGCTTTTCGGGAGGCGTCAACGCTCCGGCCATGGCCGTCGGCGTCAAGTACGGCTTCGTCACACTTGGAACCGATGCCGGTCACAACTCTACCCAGAACAACCTCACCTGGGCGCTGAACAACAATGGAGCCAAGCTCGACTACGGACACAGGGCGTTGCACAACTCTCTCGCACTGGCTCAGAGAGTTGTTGAGAAGTACTACGGTCTGGCTCCTACTGCGTCTTACTTCTCTGGCACGTCAGACGGCGGTCGACAGGGTCTCAAGGCTGCTGAGATGTACCCTCGTGACTACTCGGCGCTCTTGATCGGTGCCCCGGCTTGGTGGCAGAGCCATTTGCAAAGCTGGAGGATCGCGATTGGTATCACCAACCTGCCAACCGATAATGCGAAGCATATTCCAGCCGAGAAGTTCACCGTGATTGGCGATGCCGTCAGAAAGCAGTGCGACGCAGCGGACGGAGTCGAGGACAGCATCGTCAGCGACCCCGCCAACTGCACTATCAACTATGACCTCTTCACCTGCGGTAAAGATGGTGTAGACGCGACAGCTTGTCTGTCCGCTGAGCAAGTCACCGTCGCTCAGGCGCTGTACGCCGACTACAAGGTCAACGACGAAACTGTCTTCCCTGGCGTCAGCCCCTCCTCCGAGTACGGATGGGGTTCGCTGCTGGGTGGCGGTAACGGTTCTGAGCCGAACGAGGTGGCCGTCGGCTACATGAAGTATTTCCTCTTCAATGACGCGGAGTGGGCGTGGTCAAGCTACAACGAGACTGTCCCCGCGTACGCCAACGAAACGAACCCCGGTGAACTAGACGTCAACACCTTCAACCTAACCAAGTTCTCCAGCCTCGGCGGCAAGATCATCATGTACCACGGCCTATCCGATGCTGATGTTCCGGCTAAGGCATCGCAGGTCTACTACGACAAGGTTGTTGCGCAGTCCGGCGGCGACGTCGAGGCCGTTCGCGCTTGGTTCcgtctcttcttcctcccaGGACTGGAGCACAAGACCACAACCGTCGACGCGCCTTGGTGCATCGCTGGACCGGGACAGGCGGAACAGCTGCTCGGCGGTGGCAACTACTCGGTGCCAGGCTATTCCGACGCGACACACGATGCGCTTCTTGCGCTCCAGCAGTGGGTTGACGGCGGTGCCGCGCCGGACTCGCTCATCGCAACAACGTGGAAGAACGCGACTGATCCGACTACTGAGGTCCTAAGACAGAGGCCGATTTGCCCGTACCCGTCAACCCAAAAGTTCACCAGCGGTGGTGATCAGTCGAAGGCTGAGAGTTTCACGTGCTCAACTTAA
- a CDS encoding impB/mucB/samB family protein, with amino-acid sequence MTASATGPPSLDKVPEDAHGDSEHDTLKYSLLGPSLTKAGQDAVDQSKVSDIIYNASKGSKFFNREEERDKTLTKKIEQILEKKRHLEKQDLSRELRLADQLITQSEMSRDLTQYIVHVDCDAFYAAVELLDRPELKDIPFAVGGGVLTTCNYVARKYGCRSGMAGFVAKKLCPELVLLKLNFEKYTAKAHEVREILVEYDPRFESASIDEAYLNITEYCTNKGIEPAEAVEQMRREVHERTKITVSAGIAANAKLAKICSNMNKPNGQFVLPNDRGEILRFMAKLPPRKVNGVGRVLERQLAEIGIKTCADIYPYRQFLRPLFGDKAYEFLINVYLGLGRTKIQPAEEYERKSVGTESTFKDMSDPQQFREKLKWTAEELEKDMKRAEVKGRTLVLKVKLHTYEVFTRQIVLPRAICLAGDLYHFSVPILAKLEEEMPGMMLRLMGLRCTHLVSTKKPDTMAFFGFRSRRPDALASPEKAPRLVHSRASGELDDDGWERWPEESLLGLDNHEDFRAVDIESDGTNIDSDPSPARRHGKEILPNPVREYAPVNDEMWDCPICNRPQAPDERQFNEHIDLCLSRQTIREAVHEDMPPAPLSRSTTPDVKKVKVGGEKKRGRPPARPPSDDPRQKKLCFG; translated from the exons ATGACGGCATCGGCGACAGGCCCGCCGTCCCTCGACAAGGTGCCAGAAGATGCCCATGGGGATTCGGAGCATGACACCCTCAAATACTCTCTCTTGGGTCCATCGCTTACAAAAGCTGGTCAGGATGCTGTCGATCAGTCCAAG GTATCCGATATCATCTACAATGCCTCGAAAGGATCAAAATTCTTCAATCGTGAAGAAGAACGCGACAAAACCTTGACAAAAAAGATTGAACAGATCCTCGAAAAGAAACGCCACCTCGAGAAGCAAGACCTCAGTCGAGAACTTCGCCTCGCTGACCAGCTCATCACACAATCGGAGATGTCCCGAGACCTGACTCAATACATCGTGCATGTCGACTGCGATGCGTTTTATGCTGCCGTTGAACTCCTAGACCGGCCCGAACTCAAAGATATCCCCTTCGCTGTTGGCGGCGGTGTACTGACAACGTGTAACTACGTTGCGCGAAAGTATGGATGTCGGAGCGGGATGGCTGGGTTCGTCGCCAAGAAGCTATGTCCCGAATTGGTTCTGCTCAAGCTCAACTTTGAGAAGTACACTGCAAAGGCACACGAGGTCCGCGAGATCCTAGTCGAATACGACCCTCGATTCGAGAGTGCGAGTATTGACGAGGCGTACTTGAATATTACGGAATACTGCACGAATAAGGGAATCGAGCCGGCCGAAGCCGTGGAGCAGATGCGGCGAGAGGTCCACGAGAGAACCAAGATCACAGTGTCAGCGGGTATCGCAGCAAATGCGAAGCTTGCCAAGATCTGTTCAAACATGAACAAGCCAAACGGCCAGTTTGTTCTGCCAAATGATCGAGGCGAAATCTTGCGTTTCATGGCGAAGCTTCCCCCCAGAAAAGTCAATGGTGTTGGTCGTGTGCTTGAGCGGCAATTGGCCGAAATTGGTATCAAGACTTGCGCAGACATCTATCCTTATCGCCAATTCCTCCGACCGCTCTTTGGCGACAAGGCGTACGAATTCCTGATCAATGTCTATCTTGGCCTGGGGCGCACCAAAATCCAGCCGGCAGAGGAGTACGAGAGGAAGAGTGTCGGTACCGAGAGCACTTTCAAAGATATGTCTGATCCTCAGCAATTCAGAGAAAAGCTGAAGTGGACTGCGGAGGAGCTGGAGAAGGATATGAAGAGGGCAGAAGTCAAGGGTCGCACGCTGGTTCTCAAGGTGAAGCTTCACACGTACGAGGTCTTTACGCGACAAATCGTCTTACCAAGAGCAATATGTCTGGCTGGCGACCTTTATCATTTCTCCGTTCCCATCTTGGCGAAGTTGGAGGAGGAAATGCCGGGGATGATGCTGCGCCTAATGGGCCTACGATGCACCCACCTTGTCAGCACGAAGAAGCCAGATACGATGGCATTCTTTGGCTTCAGATCACGAAGACCTGATGCCCTGGCATCACCCGAGAAGGCCCCCAGGCTTGTGCACTCTAGAGCCAGCGGTGAACTTGACGATGACGGCTGGGAGCGGTGGCCTGAAGAATCACTTTTGGGGCTTGACAATCATGAGGATTTCCGAGCGGTTGACATCGAGAGCGATGGTACGAACATCGACAGCGACCCAAGCCCAGCTAGGAGACACGGCAAGGAGATTCTACCCAATCCTGTGCGGGAATACGCACCTGTCAACGATGAGATGTGGGATTGCCCAATTTGCAATCGCCCACAAGCGCCGGATGAACGGCAGTTCAACGAGCACATCGACCTCTGCCTCTCAAGACAGACCATTCGCGAAGCCGTGCACGAGGACATGCCCCCTGCGCCGCTCTCGAGGTCGACGACGCCGGACGTAAAAAAGGTCAAGGTCGGTGGAGAAAAGAAACGCGGCAGACCACCCGCGAGACCGCCGAGTGACGACCCGCGGCAGAAGAAGCTTTGTTTTGGATGA
- a CDS encoding fumarylacetoacetate hydrolase — translation MASQTQTPFTRFVRFVPRSDSNKILIGEPESESVDVGLAVRKGEEVKVVVWSGSSVIKPGSKTEERAVIDRVLSPVSAEEVGTIRCIGLNYVQHAKETGLALPTVPTVFLKPSTALGDPWPAPTVLPLLTQADDCGDYESELAVVLGKTAKNVSEANALDYVLGYTACNDVSSRTYQLNQSQWCFAKGFDGSCPLGPTLVSKDLIPDPTKLKMRGLKNGEVLQDSPIDDLIFSIPKLISFLSQSTTLPAGTVIITGTPAGVGLGRTPKVTLKDADEFHVEILPHIGTLVNTFQNEVGQ, via the exons ATGGCTTCACAAACACAAACGCCCTTCACCC GCTTCGTGCGGTTTGTCCCCCGCTCTGATTCCAACAAGATCCTCATTGGTGAGCCTGAATCAGAGTCTGTTGATGTTGGTCTCGCTGTGCGCAAGGGCGAGGAAGTGAAGGTTGTGGTGTGGTCCGGATCCAGCGTCATCAAGCCGGGTTCCAAGACCGAGGAGCGGGCCGTCATTGACCGCGTCCTCTCACCCGTCTCTGCCGAGGAGGTCGGAACGATCCGATGCATCGGCTTGAAC TATGTCCAACACGCAAAGGAGACTGGTCTGGCACTGCCTACAGTCCCGACTGTGTTCCT GAAGCCAAGCACTGCACTAGGAGACCCATGGCCCGCGCCTACGGTACTTCCTTTGCTTACCCAGGCTGATGACTGCGGCGACTACGAGTCTGAGCTCGCCGTCGTGTTGGGCAAGACCGCTAAGAACGTCTCCGAGGCCAACGCTCTCGACTATGTCTTGGGTTACACTGCCTGCAACGACGTCTCTTCCCGGACGTACCAACTGAACCAGTCGCAATGGTGCTTCGCTAAGGGATTCGATGGATCCTGCCCATTGG GCCCTACCTTGGTTTCCAAGGATCTCATTCCTGACCCAACCAAGTTGAAGATGCGTGGCTTGAAGAACGGCGAAGTTCTCCAGGACTCTCCCATTGA CGACCTCATCTTCAGCATCCCCAAGCTCATCAGCTTCCTGTCTCAAAGCACAACCCTACCCGCTGGAACAGTAATCATTACCGGAACTCCTGCTGGAGTTGGCCTGGGCCGGACACCAAAGGTCACCCTGAAGGACGCTGACGAGTTCCACGTTGAGATTCTTCCCCATATCGGCACGTTGGTCAACACCTTCCAGAATGAGGTTGGACAGTAG
- a CDS encoding FAD binding domain-containing protein yields the protein GFEGKGFLPLRRVYPDLGSASLPTCSSSPSNFEMFRWLNSWFSPRANASSPNSNGNMAVTAHIRSPVQLEIIVVGAGLSGLATAVAAALSGHKVTVFESAKELLEVGAGLQVTPNSTRILQKWGLPDRLWKSASEPTDLVVHRYSGKVLALEENFNKNIRAKYQAPFIDLHRVDLQLSLYERAKELGVTFNLGEKVENIDFDIPELTTQSGIKAKADLIVAADGLWSRSRACYLKKDDPPLATGDLAYRVVLNLDEVTDPELREWIQKPQVHFWVGPGAHCVGYSMRAEKMYNLVLLTPDDLPKGVSRQAGSIEEMQSRFDEWDPILKKFLSSVDSVEKWKLMHREEMTSWVNEKSNFVFVGDACHPMLPYLAQGANSAVEDGAVLGLLLGHIKSKSQLPAALKSYEKLRKARGESIVRETFKQRHDFHMNDGPEQEARDQIFLSQLGKELKGAFPSRWTCPEVQPWLYGYDAYKEVEEAMKSDPFDKPHANL from the exons GGATTTGAGGGTAAGGGATTCCTGCCATTGCGACGTGTTTATCCAGATCTTGGTTCTGCATCTTTACCGACCTGCAGCTCATCGCCAAGCAATTTTGAAATGTTCCGTTGGCTCAACTCTTGGTTTTCGCCCAGGGCAAACGCATCTTCACCCAACAGCAACGGAAACATGGCG GTCACAGCGCATATCAGATCACCAGTCCAACTGGAAATTATTGTTGTCGGCGCCGGGCTGAGTGGTTTAGCCACCGCAGTGGCAGCCGCTTTGTCGGGACACAAGGTCACCGTGTTTGAGTCCGCGAAGGAGCTCCTCGAG GTCGGTGCGGGCCTGCAAGTAACGCCCAACTCCACGCGCATTCTCCAGAAATGGGGTCTGCCAGACAGACTGTGGAAATCGGCATCTGAGCCGACGGATCTGGTGGTGCATCGCTACTCTGGAAAAGTGCTCGCGTTGGAGGAGAACTTCAACAAGAATATTCGCGCAAAGTATCAGGCACCATTCATCGACTTGCACCGCGTCGACCTGCAGCTGTCACTTTATGAGCGCGCCAAGGAACTCGGCGTTACATTTAACCTCGGCGAGAAGGTCGAGAACATCGACTTCGACATCCCCGAGCTTACGACGCAGTCTGGAATCAAGGCCAAGGCAGACCTCATCGTCGCTGCCGATGGACTCTGGTCGCGGTCGCGTGCGTGCTACCTGAAGAAGGACGACCCTCCCCTGGCAACGGGTGACCTTGCCTACCGTGTGGTTCTCAACCTCGATGAGGTCACGGATCCGGAGCTAAGAGAGTGGATTCAGAAGCCTCAGGTCCACTTCTGGGTCGGTCCCGGTGCTCACTGTGTTGGGTACTCGATGAGAGCGGAGAAGATGTACAACCTGGTGTTGCTTACACCCGATGATCTTCCCAAGGGTGTGAGCCGTCAAGCAGGATCAATTGAAGAGATGCAAAGCCGGTTCGATGAGTGGGACCCGATATTGAAGAAATTCCTCAGCTCGGTCGACAGTGTTGAGAAGTGGAAGCTGATGCACA GGGAGGAAATGACTTCTTGGGTCAACGAGAAGTCAAACTTTGTGTTTGT CGGTGATGCATGCCACCCCatgctaccttaccttgcacAGGGTGCCAACTCAGCTGTGGAGGATGGTGCTGTCCTCGGACTGCTCCTTGGTCACATCAAGTCTAAGTCGCAACTTCCTGCAGCATTAAAATCATACGAGAAGTTGCGCAAGGCTCGTGGCGAATCTATCGTCAGGGAAACATTCAAGCAG CGCCACGATTTCCACATGAATGACGGCCCTGAGCAAGAGGCCAGAGATCAAATCTTCTTGTCACAACTTGGAAAGGAGCTGAAGGGCGCGTTCCCTAGCAGGTGGACGTGCCCTGAGGTGCAGCCCTGGCTGTACGGGTACGACGCGTACAAGGAGGTCGAAGAAGCGATGAAGAGCGACCCCTTCGACAAGCCCCACGCCAACTTGTGA
- a CDS encoding MNNG and nitrosoguanidine resistance protein: MARSQSPTSPARTEVDHYKNDGQDNEENGVHHRHQKPHHSVGFWHPSMNKVRAHVIRLWIQTISILFLFILAVLSMYWAVLFRTEDNLRSIIVHVVDFDGQFSPYESVQPIVGPAVVQTAQKSLDKPGPSLGWTILPPSYFNNDPTAVRMAVYDWDSWAAVIIHPNATAALQEAVATGDANYDPAGSVQIIIQTARDSTTYQSDISPYITQFTEQFTQQFGKQWGQTVMSNTSLSRDNLARASSAVNPGIAPLMIDIRPFQPATATPAVSIGLIYLIIMAFFSFSFFLPIHSKYVQPQGHPPLHFWQLIIWRWLATIVAYFIISLSYSLISLAFQIPFSAPPASPTEPAPTFGATAYGRGTFPVYWMLNFVGMSALGLACENVAMIIGQPWTALWLIFWVISNVSTSFYAIDLSPGFYHWGYAWPLHQVVEGSRQLLFDLHSRIGLNFGVLFAWTAVNTVLFPFCCYFMRWKTEHDKRKAEQEKGRYVVETEDGEKEYKKPEGQKPPIRKRGFMRGL, encoded by the exons ATGGCTAGGTCTCAGTCACCGACCTCACCGGCCCGTACCGAAGTCGATCACTACAAGAACGATGGCCAAGACAACGAGGAAAACGGCGTGCACCATCGTCACCAAAAACCTCACCACTCTGTTGGATTCTGGCACCCATCAATGAACAAGGTTCGCGCCCATGTCATTCGGTTATGGATTCAGACGATCAGCATCCTCTTTCTTTTCATCCTCGCAGTCTTATCAATGTACTGGGCTGTTCTCTTCCGTACCGAGGACAACCTGAGATCAATCATCGTCCATGTCGTCGACTTTGATGGACAGTTTTCTCCGTACGAATCAGTACAGCCAATTGTTGGGCCAGCAGTCGTACAGACCGCGCAGAAGTCACTGGACAAGCCAGGCCCGTCACTGGGATGGACTATCTTACCGCCTTCATATTTCAACAACGATCCTACAGCAGTGAGAATGGCCGTGTACGACTGGGATAGTTGGGCGGCTGTGATCATTCATCCCAATGCTACAGCAGCCCTCCAAGAGGCCGTTGCGACTGGAGATGCAAACTACGACCCCGCAGGCTCAGTGCAGATCATTATACAAACCGCGAGAGATTCGACAACGTACCAGAGCGACATTTCACCTTACATCACCCAATTTACGGAGCAATTTACGCAACAATTTGGAAAGCAATGGGGTCAGACTGTTATGTCCAATACGTCCTTGAGTCGAGATAACCTCGCGAGAGCATCTTCTGCTGTCAACCCCGGCATTGCGCCACTGATGATTGATATACGCCCCTTCCAGCCTGCTACTGCTACACCTGCAGTGAGCATTGGTCTAATTTACTTGATCATCATGGCATTcttctctttctctttcttcttGCCAATTCACTCA AAATACGTACAACCGCAGGGTCATCCACCTTTACACTTCTGGCAGCTCATCATCTGGAGATGGCTAGCTACGATCGTCGCCTACTTCATCATCTCCCTCAGCTATAGCTTAATATCTCTCGCCTTCCAGATACCGTTCAGCGCGCCCCCAGCTTCACCAACGGAGCCAGCCCCTACATTTGGAGCTACAGCTTATGGCCGCGGCACCTTCCCAGTCTACTGGATGCTCAACTTCGTTGGCATGTCCGCTCTAGGCCTCGCCTGCGAAAACGTCGCAATGATTATTGGGCAGCCATGGACGGCTCTGTGGCTCATTTTTTGGGTCATATCGAATGTTTCGACATCCTTCTATGCCATCGACCTATCGCCCGGATTCTACCACTGGGGCTATGCTTGGCCACTCCACCAGGTTGTTGAGGGCAGTCGCCAGTTGCTCTTCGACTTGCACTCCAGGATCGGATTAAACTTTGGCGTGCTTTTCGCCTGGACAGCAGTCAACACTGTGCTCTTCCCATTCTGTTGCTACTTCATGCGATGGAAGACGGAGCACGACAAGAGAAAGGCGGAGCAGGAAAAAGGTCGATATGTGGTTGAGACTGAGGATGGTGAGAAGGAGTATAAAAAGCCTGAAGGGCAGAAACCACCCATTAGAAAGCGCGGCTTCATGAGAGGTCTTTGA